The following proteins come from a genomic window of Diorhabda sublineata isolate icDioSubl1.1 chromosome 7, icDioSubl1.1, whole genome shotgun sequence:
- the LOC130446698 gene encoding DNA polymerase epsilon subunit 3, with the protein MAEKLEDLNLPNTSVQKIIKEALPDNINIGKDARSALSRAASVFVLYVTSQASNEAHKNNRKTLIAKDVIKALEELDFVNFIGPLEEALKEFKESKVKKSKSKKPSEESNSMDEDEKSEVVEED; encoded by the exons ATGGCTGAAAAGCTAGAAGATTTAAATTTACCCAACACGTctgttcaaaaaattatcaaagaagcTCTTCCTGATAACATAAATATAGGAAAAGATGCACGATCTGCATTATCTCGTGCCGCATCAGTTTTTGTTCTTTATGTAACATCTCAAGCTTCCAACGAGGCtcataaaaataacagaaaaacttTAATAGCCAAAGATGTTATTAAAGCTTTAGAAGAATTAGATTTTGTCAACTTTATAGGACCACTAGAAGAAGCACTTAAAG aGTTCAAAGAATCTAAAGTAAAAAAGTCTAAAAGTAAGAAACCAAGTGAAGAGAGTAATAGCATGGATGAAGATGAAAAGTCGGAAGTTGTAGAAGAAGATTAG